Proteins from a single region of Pseudomonas phenolilytica:
- a CDS encoding LysR family transcriptional regulator has translation MRRKIPSTAALIAFEAAARHESFTRAADELALTQSAICRQIGGLEEFLGLALFRRSRRGVKLTAAGQSYARRIAAQLDAVERDTLSVMGQQGAMSLELAVVPTFGTQWLVPRLRHFQALHPEITVNLTNRTRPFLFADTEFDAAIYFGDADWSGTEAHYLMPEDLQPVCSSALLCDGQPFTTQALAEMPLLQQTTRPYAWRQWFDSLGLKVARDMTGPRLELFSMLAQAAEHGMGVALIPPFLIQRELAEGRLVLAHPHAYRSETRAYYLMIPERKVESASLVAFRDWLKEEARVWREQDGA, from the coding sequence ATGCGCCGCAAGATCCCTAGTACCGCCGCGCTGATCGCCTTCGAGGCCGCCGCCCGCCACGAGAGCTTCACCCGCGCGGCCGACGAGCTGGCGCTGACCCAGAGCGCCATCTGCCGGCAGATCGGCGGGCTGGAGGAATTCCTCGGCCTGGCGCTGTTCCGCCGTTCGCGGCGCGGCGTGAAGCTCACCGCCGCCGGCCAGTCCTACGCCCGCCGCATCGCCGCGCAGCTGGACGCGGTGGAGCGCGACACGCTGTCGGTGATGGGCCAGCAGGGCGCCATGAGCCTGGAGCTGGCCGTGGTGCCGACCTTCGGCACTCAGTGGCTGGTGCCGCGCCTCAGGCATTTCCAGGCGCTGCATCCGGAAATCACGGTGAACCTGACCAACCGCACCCGGCCCTTTCTCTTTGCCGATACCGAGTTCGATGCTGCCATCTACTTCGGCGATGCCGACTGGTCCGGTACCGAGGCGCACTACCTGATGCCCGAGGACCTGCAGCCAGTCTGCAGTTCGGCCCTGCTATGCGACGGTCAGCCGTTCACGACCCAGGCCCTGGCCGAAATGCCGCTGCTGCAGCAGACCACCCGACCTTATGCCTGGCGCCAGTGGTTCGATTCGTTGGGGTTGAAAGTCGCCCGCGACATGACCGGACCGCGGCTGGAGCTGTTCTCCATGCTGGCGCAGGCGGCCGAGCATGGCATGGGGGTGGCGCTGATCCCGCCGTTCCTGATCCAGCGGGAACTGGCCGAGGGACGGCTGGTGCTGGCGCATCCGCACGCCTATCGCAGCGAGACGCGGGCGTACTACCTGATGATTCCGGAGCGCAAGGTGGAGTCGGCGAGTTTGGTGGCGTTTCGCGATTGGTTGAAGGAGGAGGCGAGGGTTTGGCGGGAGCAGGACGGGGCATAG
- a CDS encoding HU family DNA-binding protein: MRKPELAAAIAEKADLSRDQANRVLNAVLDEITNALHRKDSVTLVGFGTFVPRHRGARTGKNPQTGEPVTIKASNTVAFKPGKMLKDAVS, translated from the coding sequence ATGCGCAAACCGGAACTCGCCGCAGCCATCGCCGAGAAGGCCGACCTTTCCAGGGATCAGGCCAATCGTGTACTCAACGCCGTGCTCGATGAAATCACCAATGCGCTGCACCGCAAGGACAGCGTGACCCTGGTCGGCTTCGGCACCTTCGTACCGCGCCATCGCGGCGCCCGCACCGGCAAGAACCCGCAGACCGGCGAGCCGGTCACCATCAAGGCCAGCAACACCGTGGCATTCAAGCCCGGCAAGATGCTCAAGGACGCCGTCAGCTGA
- a CDS encoding FAD-dependent oxidoreductase: MTAPIVIIGTGLAGYNLARELRKLDSATPLLLITSDDGRSYSKPLLSTGFAMGKDADGLGQADAGEMAEKLNAEIRTHTRVTRLEPAARRIWIDNEPVAYRDLVLAWGAQTIRVPVEGDAQDAIFPINDLHDYRRFRTAAQGKRRVLILGAGLIGCEFANDLLTGGYQVDVVAPSTQIMPGLLPLEAATAVQGGLQQLGARFHLGPVLQRLDRTGDGLQARLSDGQTLSCDLVVSAVGLRPRTELAAEAGLQVARGIVVDRLLQTSQPHIYALGDCAEVEGLSLLYVMPLMSGVRALARTLAGTPTMVSYGAMPVTVKTPVCPLVVSPPAVGAEGHWSVEAQGADVRARYLAPSGQLLGYALTGAATQERMALNRQLPPVLAELPQVLSLKA, from the coding sequence GTGACAGCACCTATCGTGATCATCGGCACCGGCCTGGCCGGCTACAACCTGGCGCGCGAGCTGCGCAAGCTCGACAGCGCGACGCCGCTGCTGCTGATCACCAGCGATGACGGGCGATCCTATTCCAAACCGCTGCTGTCCACCGGCTTCGCCATGGGTAAGGACGCCGACGGCCTGGGCCAGGCCGATGCCGGCGAGATGGCCGAGAAGCTCAATGCCGAAATCCGCACCCACACCCGGGTCACCCGCCTCGAGCCCGCGGCGCGCCGCATCTGGATCGACAACGAGCCGGTGGCCTATCGCGATCTGGTGCTGGCCTGGGGCGCGCAGACCATTCGCGTGCCGGTCGAGGGCGATGCGCAGGACGCGATCTTCCCGATCAACGACCTGCACGACTACCGCCGTTTCCGCACGGCGGCGCAGGGCAAGCGGCGTGTGCTGATTCTCGGCGCCGGGCTGATCGGCTGCGAATTCGCCAACGACCTGCTGACCGGCGGCTATCAGGTCGACGTGGTTGCGCCGAGCACGCAGATCATGCCCGGGCTGCTGCCGCTCGAGGCCGCCACCGCGGTGCAGGGCGGACTGCAGCAGCTCGGCGCGCGCTTTCACCTGGGGCCGGTACTGCAACGCCTCGATCGCACGGGCGACGGTCTGCAGGCGCGTCTCTCGGATGGGCAGACGCTGAGCTGCGACCTGGTGGTGAGCGCCGTCGGCCTGCGACCGCGCACCGAACTGGCCGCCGAGGCCGGTCTGCAGGTGGCGCGCGGCATCGTCGTCGATCGGCTGCTGCAGACCTCGCAGCCGCACATCTACGCACTGGGCGACTGCGCCGAAGTGGAAGGGCTCAGCCTGCTCTACGTGATGCCGCTGATGAGCGGCGTGCGCGCACTGGCCAGGACGCTGGCGGGCACCCCGACGATGGTCAGCTACGGTGCCATGCCGGTCACGGTCAAGACGCCGGTATGCCCGCTGGTGGTCTCGCCGCCGGCCGTTGGTGCCGAGGGCCACTGGTCCGTGGAGGCCCAGGGAGCCGACGTGCGTGCACGCTATCTGGCGCCCTCCGGCCAGCTGCTCGGCTATGCTCTGACAGGCGCGGCAACGCAGGAGCGGATGGCGCTGAATCGGCAGCTTCCGCCGGTATTGGCGGAACTGCCGCAAGTTCTGTCGCTAAAGGCCTGA
- a CDS encoding rubredoxin yields MNKWQCVVCGFIYDEAAGLPEEGIAPGTRWEDVPEDWTCPDCGVGKVDFEMVVVA; encoded by the coding sequence ATGAACAAATGGCAATGCGTGGTATGCGGATTCATCTATGACGAAGCGGCGGGGTTGCCCGAGGAGGGCATCGCGCCGGGCACCCGCTGGGAAGACGTACCGGAAGACTGGACCTGCCCCGACTGCGGCGTCGGCAAGGTGGATTTCGAGATGGTCGTGGTCGCCTGA